The proteins below come from a single Corylus avellana chromosome ca3, CavTom2PMs-1.0 genomic window:
- the LOC132173571 gene encoding uncharacterized protein LOC132173571, with product MHSLSIKVFTDFNTGNTRRLPGRGSSGFAEIEECTRRQWLNCRDFGRNCRIVACASQRNGNGSGAGPSSSPSSSSSSFLSRSRTYALLKQQMEVAAKSEDYKEAARIRDSLKLFEEEEPVLRLRRLMKEAIAEERFEDAAKYRDELKEIAPHYLLTCASDATTFGIRVQVRSVYIEGRSQPSKGLCFFAYRIRITNNSDRPVQLLRRHWIITDANGKVENVWGSGVIGEQPVILPGTGFEYSSACPLSTPNGRMVRWDSFDRKLLISPARGEYWFGRYR from the exons ATGCATTCTTTAAGTATTAAGGTTTTCACGGATTTCAATACGGGGAATACGAGGCGGTTGCCTGGCCGGGGAAGCTCCGGGTTCGCTGAGATCGAGGAGTGCACGAGAAGGCAATGGCTGAATTGCAGGGATTTCGGGAGGAATTGTAGGATTGTGGCGTGTGCTTCGCAGCGAAACGGTAATGGTAGCGGAGCGGGTCCGAGCTCGAGTCCGAGTTCGAGTTCAAGTTCGTTCTTGTCTCGGAGTCGAACCTACGCTCTGTTAAAGCAGCAAATGGAGGTCGCCGCCAAATCGGAG GATTACAAAGAAGCCGCAAGGATACGTGATTCGTTGAAATtatttgaagaagaagagcCGGTTTTGCGGTTGCGGAGATTGATGAAGGAGGCAATTGCTGAGGAGAGGTTTGAG GACGCAGCTAAATATCGTGATGAATTGAAGGAAATCGCACCACATTATCTCTTAACATGTGCAAGTGATGCAACGAccttt GGGATCAGGGTTCAAGTCAGGAGTGTTTACATAGAGGGCCGAAGTCAACCTTCGAAGGGGCTGTGCTTCTTCGCATATAGAATAAGAATTACCAATAATTCAGACCGCCCTGTTCAGCTTCTCAGAAGACATTGGATTATTACTGATGCCAATGGAAAAGTTGAGAATGTCTG GGGTAGTGGAGTTATTGGTGAGCAGCCTGTTATACTTCCTGGGACAGGTTTTGAATACTCATCTGCATGCCCTTTGAGCACTCCCAATGGCAGAATGGTAAGATGGGatagtttt GATAGAAAACTACTCATATCCCCAGCTAGGGGTGAGTATTGGTTCGGTCGATATCGATAA